In Pan paniscus chromosome 1, NHGRI_mPanPan1-v2.0_pri, whole genome shotgun sequence, the DNA window CTGAGGAGCTCGAAGTGGTCCTTTGCAGAcactgtcctacctcagcctgtGCACCCAGCCGCTCTGACTGGTGGCCAGAACCTGCAGTAGGCCAGAGGTCACAGgtgtcccccctcccccccaccccaccggcCCGGCCTTGGCTGAGCATGATGgtgtctcccccacccccactatgTGCCTGCCACGCCCAGTGGACCTAAGTTCAGCCAGTGAAGATGACTTCGACAGTGAGGACAGTGAGCAGGAGCTGAAGGGGTACGCCTGCCGCCACTGCTTCACCACCAGTAAGTGGCCTCGTCACGCTCCCGGGGCGGGGCGGAGGCACAAGCACTTCCATGTTCTGAACATTTCATGCATCCAGCTGGAAACCTGCCAGGGACAGTACTTGATTTGACATTTGCATTGTGCTTCGGGATTAGAGAAAGTTAGAAATGTTTAGTTTACTTTACTCCCCTGCTTGGCAGTCGGTATGGAATACTGACTGGTAGGCAGGACAGATTGAGTGGGATTGGGGGGTTGACACTGTAGTTCCCAGGAGCTTGCTGCCAGCTTTTCCTGGGCACCCCAAGTTGAAGTGGGCAGCAGATGCCCCTGAAACCCTCTCCTGGCCTTGGGGGAGCAGGGCAGCACTGGCCCTGGGGTGTTGGGGCCCAGGGCTGCATGGTGCTGGTGGCATCAGGTTTGGGTAGAGCCCACAGAAGGGCCCCTCTGCCCAGACATCCCCAGGGAGAGGGATGGTTTCCAAGGTTGGCCCCCGCCACTTCCCTCACACAGCCTCCAAAGATTGGCACCACGGAGGCCGGGAGAACATCCTGCTTTGCACCGACTGTCGCATCCACTTCAAGAAATACGGCGAGCTCCCGCCCATTGAGAAGCCCGTGGACCCGCCGCCGTTTATGTTCAAACCCGTCAAGGAAGAGGATGATGGGCTCAGTGGGAAGCATAGCATGAGGACACGGCGGAGTCGGGGCTCGGTGAGTCCCCTGGGGCCATGGGGCTCCTGGCAACTTCTTCAGTTTCCTGGGATGTGTGGGGGCTTGAGCCTCCCAGGGGGAGGAAGCGAAAGTCTTGTTTACCAGACAAAGTCCTGGAGGGGAGCTGCTTTGCCCGAGGCGGTAGCTTGCCTGTGGGCTGGGAAGAGTTCTCTGTTCTCTCCTTGGAGGGGCCCCAGGGTGGCATCCTGCTCTGGGTTTTGTAGCAAGCTCTTAGCTTCTGGCTCAGTGCAGGCTCTCCAAGGCCCCTCTTGCTCTCCAAGGCTGCTGCTTGTGGTGTCACTTCCATTGTATCAAATCTCTGCTATTTTAAACTTGCAGGCTCTTTTGTGTTAgtgtgtttgtgattttttttaaatgtttgatccCGTTTTGGAAACTTCCGATACATTTTTCTGCTCACTGCATAGCTCCTCCCATAAAGAGACTTTGTTTCCTAGGTTGGAAATGTGCCAGGAACTTTGGGAGAGGCTTTTTCCAGGTTTGGGGCTGAGGGTACTGACAGGGTCTTTCCCTTCAGCCTCCCTTATGGCCCCTTCTGGCAGGTGGGTGGGACCATCCACCTTCCTCTGCCCCTTGTATGCCGTTGAGGCTGCTGGCAGCCCGGCCCCCGCTCACTCAGAAGGGAGCAGGTCAACCAGCCAGAACCATTGTCTCCCGATCTCTTCTGAGCCCTCATGGCTTTGCAGAAACATGCTGAAGCGCTTGGCGGCTTGGGGAGCTGAGCTGCTTTACTTGACAGCTTCATCTCTTTGGGTCACTTCCTGTCCTGTCAGATTAAATCCACAAGTGTTTGATTTCATTTGGTTTGGTTGGGAGAATGGACGGTTATGAGGATTAAACAGAAAGGGTGTAGGGTGCTTTAAAGATGGCCCCAGGCGACTTTCTGCCGCTCAGAAAGTGTGGTTCATTTCCAGCACACGTTGTTCAGGACAGTCCCTTGGGATGAGTGCTTTAGGTTTGAGAACCGCCCTCTGGCGTGAGCCCACTGATTTCCCCACCTCTTCCCTGAGCTCCACACCGACCTTCATGCAGCCAGGGACAGGCAGGGTGGCCTGTTGTTTGCCAAGGTCTAGGATTTGCTGAGAGGCTGATGGGGTGTGCTCTTCAGGCTTCTGCCTGTGGGTTGGGCTCAGGTGGGTCCACATGGGGACTGGGAATCTGGTGTCACCAGTCTTTGGTTTGGGTGGGCAGATGTCGACACTACGCAGTGGTCGGAagaagcagccagccagccctgatGGTCGCACCTCACCCATCAATGAAGACATCCGCTCCAGCGGTCGGAACTCCCCCAGCGCTGCCAGCACCTCCAGCAATGACAGTAAAGCAGAGACAGTGAAGAAGTCGGCCAAGGTCAGGTGCTGGGGGGATAGTAGGGTCTACTCTGTCCCTCCCTCACATTAAAACTGGTTTGCTGGTGTTCGTGATCAGCTCCCTCAGACACGAGGATGCAGCTCATTCATGGAGCCTGTCTGGACACCAGCATTGTCCTGGCCTAGGGGCTGCAGACCGAAGGCTGGGGGCCTAGAGAAGGGGGCTCGAGCACCAACTCTTGGGGGCCACCTCTGCCTCAAGCTTCCCAAGTTCTCAGAAAGTGTGGGGAGTGGTTAGAACGGCTCCCTCCAGAGCCAAGTACAGTCCTCCCTTGGTATCCATTAGAGATTGGCTCCAGAGCCTCCACCGCccaggataccaaaatccacaggtgCTCAAATCTCATATACATCGACACATGGTTTGCATGTGACCAATCACATCCTCCTGTAGACTCTAAATCATCCCTAGGTTACTTCTACTGCCCAGTGCAATGTAAATGCAGTATGAACAGTGGTTCCACTGTCTAGTTCAGGAGATAATGACAAGAAAACATTGTGTGCACGTTCAGTATAGATGTAACCATCACAGTCCTGCCTACATTTTCAGTCCATGGTTGCTTGAATCTGAGGATGCAAACCCACAGGTGCAGAGGGCTGGCTCTCACTCCCACCCCCAGATACGTGTTCCTTCTTGGCCCCAGTTGACCCTTCTAGAGCTTTTTGCTCCTGGAGATGGAACTCAGAATGAGGGAGCAAAGTGTCTACAAACCGTCATTTCCTTGCTGAGGCTGGTGGGATGGTCTCCCTTGGCCTGATTGCTCCTTGTGGGCTTTTCCcctgcagaaggtgaaggaggaagccTCTTCCCCTCTTAAGAGTAACAAACGCCAGCGGGAGAAGGTGGCCTCTGATACGGAGGAGGCTGACAGGACCAGCTCCAAGAAGACAAAAACGCAGGTGAGGTTTGCTGCTGAGCCTTGCTGAGTAAAGCTAATGCTTCTTCAGAAGCCCCCAGCCGGGGTTCTCCCTAGTTGGTGGCCATGCCCTGTCTCCTAGGGCGGGGCTGGAGTGGCCTTTGACACTGTCTGGGTCAGGGCACGACCTGTGGTCCCGGAGCCAAGCTTGCTGCTTCATCTGCACAAACGTTACTGTGTGTCCGGCACTGGTGGTGCAGAGCAGACAGGGCTCTGCCCTCCTGGGACTTCCATCCTTCCCTTCTCTGACTCTAGGAGATCAGCAGGCCCAACTCGCCATCTGAAGGTGAGGGAGAGAGTTCAGACAGTCGCAGTGTCAACGATGAGGGTAGCAGTGACCCCAAAGACATCGACCAGGACAATCGCAGCACGTCCCCGAGCATCCCCAGCCCCCAGGACAATGAGAGTGACTCGGACTCGTCAGCCCAGCAGCAGATGCTGcaggcccagcccccagccttgcAGGCTCCCACTGGGGTCACCCCAGCTCCCTCCTCAGCTCCTCCAGGGACCCCTCAGCTGCCCACGCCAGGGCCCACGCCCTCTGCCACTGCAGTTCCCCCACAGGGCTCCCCCACGGCCTCCCAGGCCCCTAACCAGCCACAGGCTCCCACAGCGCCTGTTCCCCACACCCACATCCAACAGGCACCGGCCTTGCACCCCCAGCGGCCGCCCTCACCGCATCCCCCACCGCATCCCTCGCCACATCCCCCGCTGCAGCCTCTGACTGGGTCGGCGGGCCAGCCTTCTGCACCCTCTCATGCCCAGCCCCCCCTGCACGGTCAGGGCCCACCCGGCCCTCACAGCCTGCAGGCTGGGCCCCTGCTGCAACACCCAGGCCCCCCACAGCCCTTTGGCCTCCCTCCCCAGGCCTCCCAAGGCCAGGCCCCTCTGGGGACCTCCCCAGCAGCAGCGCACCCTCACACCTCCCTGCAGCTGCCAGCCTCTCAGTCAGCGCTGCAGTCCCAACAGCCTCCACGGGAGCAGCCCCTGCCACCAGCGCCCTTGGCCATGCCCCACATCAAGCCCCCGCCTACCACTCCCATCCCCCAGCTGCCGGCGCCACAGGCCCACAAGCACCCTCCCCACCTCTCGGGGCCCTCACCCTTCTCCATGAATGCCAACCTGCCTCCCCCTCCAGCCCTGAAGCCCCTGAGCTCCCTGTCCACACATCACCCCCCGTCGgctcaccccccacccctgcaACTCATGCCTCAGAGCCAGCCATTGCCCTCCTCGCCCGCCCAGCCCCCCGGGCTGACCCAGAGCCAGAACCTGCCCCCgccccctgcctcccaccccgCTACAGGCCTCCACCAGGTGGCCCCCCAACCCCCGTTTGCTCAGCACCCCTTTGTCCCTGGAGGCCCTCCTCCCATCACCCCTCCGACCTGCCCCTCCACCTCTACCCCACCGGCGGGACCTGGCACCTCGGCCCAGCCACCCTGCTCTGGTGCGGTGGCTTCAGGAGGCAGCATAGCGGGGGGGTCGTCCTGCCCACTCCCCACCGTCCAGATCAAGGAGGAGGCTCTGGACGACGCTGAGGAGCCTGAgagcccccctcccccaccaaggAGCCCGTCCCCTGAGCCCACTGTGGTGGACACCCCCAGTCATGCCAGCCAGTCAGCTAGGTATGCTTCCTAGGGCTCCAGGACGGGTCAGGCACAGGTGGGCTGGTGGGGGCAAGTTCTGGTGGGAGGGAGGGCCAGGGGTGGGTCTTGGCAGGAGCTCCCAGCAAGATCTGTGGCTTTTCTCAGGTTCTACAAACACCTGGACCGGGGCTACAACTCGTGTGCCCGGACAGACCTGTACTTCATGCCTCTGGCCGGGTCCAAGCTGGCCAAGAAGAGGGAGGAGGCCATTGAGAAGGCCAAGCGCGAGGCTGAGCAGAAAGCCCGAGAGGAGCGAGAgcgggagaaggaaaaggagaaggagcgGGAGCGGGAGCGAGAGCGGGAGCGCGAGGCAGAGCGGGCGGCTGTGAGTCCAGGGTTGGCGAGGTGTGAGGGGGGCGCTGGTCCATCCTGCGCCTGGGAGCCACGCTGGGCCACTGAGCTCTGCCCTTGgctgcctgactcggcctcctgGCAGCTAGAGGGTTGGGTGCTGTTTACACCCTGTCTCCACACCTCTGACGGGTGCTGCACATCCGAAGCTGCCGGGGTAACTGCGCATGGCAGGTCTAGGCTGACTCCCAGCAGTGACGGTGCGTCCTCCTACCGGAGGGCCTCCGAGGAAAGGGCCTGTCCTTCTCCTGCAGCCTTTGGGTTCATAACTTCTAAGTAATTTGAAGGAGTCGGGGAGAAGCACAAGGGGGCGCCTTGAGAGAAGACCTGAGCACTCAGGCGGTAACCAGGCTGCGAGGGGCCTCTCCAGCTGCCCTGCCTTTGTGGCCCCCTCATGGGCTGGGTGCTGTGTTGGTGGCCAGCTCTTTGCTGTCGCGGGAAGGAAAGGGCAGCCAACCCAGGAAGTGGCATGAGGGACTGCCAGTGAGGTTCCTGGCCTGCTGGGCTCACTCACCCATGCCCCTCAGCTGTCACTCCCAGACACAACCCTCACACGTAGACAACCCGTGCATGAGCTTAGTCTCACAGGGACACATTCCCATCTGGGCCTGAGGGGAGCTGCGGGCACAGGTGAGCCCGACCCTGCGAGGCCTGGACTGCATCCTGGTGTCAGGCCAAGGCAGGGCCGGGTCTCCGTGGAGGGACCAGGTTGGCCTGTCAGAGCAGGCCAGGAGCAGGACCAGGCCCACCTCCGCAGTGGGGACCAAGCGGAGACCCCAGGCGCTCGGGGGACCCCTCatgccttcttttccttctgcagAAGGCGTCCAGCTCAGCGCATGAAGGTCGCCTCAGTGACCCACAGCTCAGTGGTCCTGGCCACATGCGGCCATCCTTCGAGCCACCACCAACCACCATTGCTGCTGTGCCCCCCTACATCGGGCCCGACACACCTGCCCTTCGGACTCTGAGCGAGTACGCCCGGCCCCACGTCATGTCGCCCACCAACCGCAACCACCCCTTCTACATGCCCCTTAACCCCACGGACCCCCTGCTGGCCTACCACATGCCTGGCCTCTACAACGTCGACCCCACCATCCGCGAGCGGGAGCTCCGGGAACGGGAGATCCGAGAGCGGGAGATCCGGGAGCGTGAGCTGCGGGAGAGGATGAAGCCGGGCTTCGAGGTGAAGCCCCCAGAGCTGGACCCCCTGCACCCAGCCGCCAACCCCATGGAGCACTTTGCCCGGCACAGCGCCCTCACCATCCCCCCGACCGCCGGGCCCCACCCTTTTGCTTCTTTCCACCCGGGCCTGAACCCCTTGGAGAGGGAGAGACTGGCCCTGGCGGGCCCCCAGCTGCGGCCCGAGATGAGCTACCCTGACAGACTGGCAGCCGAGCGTATCCACGCAGAGCGCATGGCATCGCTGACCAGCGATCCCCTGGCCCGACTGCAGATGTTCAACGTGACTCCGCACCATCACCAGCACTCTCACATtcactcccacctccacctccaccagcaGGACCCCCTCCACCAAGGTGCGTGCCCCAGCGTGGCAGGTGGGACAGAAGCACGGGGAGGGGTGCAGAGCCTGATGAGTGACAGTCACCATCCAGGAGCGGAATACGAACAGATCCCTCATTCCTGGCAGATCTTAGAAGAGCTCAGCATCCACTACCGTCACGGTTTTGCTGTATCGCAGTCTCTCCTCGGCCCCGCAGCTCTCCAGAACTGCAAGGCCTCAGACAGCTGCAGCACACGGGTGAAGCCTGGGTTCTTGGCCCTGTGCCTGGGATGGAGGGAAGTGGCCTAGGCCCACAGGG includes these proteins:
- the RERE gene encoding arginine-glutamic acid dipeptide repeats protein isoform X4, which encodes MDDPFSPCRRLNSTQGEIRVGPSHQAKLPDLQPFPSPDGDTVTQHEELVWMPGVNDCDLLMYLRAARSMAAFAGMCDGGSTEDGCVAASRDDTTLNALNTLHESGYDAGKALQRLVKKPVPKLIEKCWTEDEVKRFVKGLRQYGKNFFRIRKELLPNKETGELITFYYYWKKTPEAASSRAHRRHRRQAVFRRIKTRTASTPVNTPSRPPSSEFLDLSSASEDDFDSEDSEQELKGYACRHCFTTTSKDWHHGGRENILLCTDCRIHFKKYGELPPIEKPVDPPPFMFKPVKEEDDGLSGKHSMRTRRSRGSMSTLRSGRKKQPASPDGRTSPINEDIRSSGRNSPSAASTSSNDSKAETVKKSAKKVKEEASSPLKSNKRQREKVASDTEEADRTSSKKTKTQEISRPNSPSEGEGESSDSRSVNDEGSSDPKDIDQDNRSTSPSIPSPQDNESDSDSSAQQQMLQAQPPALQAPTGVTPAPSSAPPGTPQLPTPGPTPSATAVPPQGSPTASQAPNQPQAPTAPVPHTHIQQAPALHPQRPPSPHPPPHPSPHPPLQPLTGSAGQPSAPSHAQPPLHGQGPPGPHSLQAGPLLQHPGPPQPFGLPPQASQGQAPLGTSPAAAHPHTSLQLPASQSALQSQQPPREQPLPPAPLAMPHIKPPPTTPIPQLPAPQAHKHPPHLSGPSPFSMNANLPPPPALKPLSSLSTHHPPSAHPPPLQLMPQSQPLPSSPAQPPGLTQSQNLPPPPASHPATGLHQVAPQPPFAQHPFVPGGPPPITPPTCPSTSTPPAGPGTSAQPPCSGAVASGGSIAGGSSCPLPTVQIKEEALDDAEEPESPPPPPRSPSPEPTVVDTPSHASQSARFYKHLDRGYNSCARTDLYFMPLAGSKLAKKREEAIEKAKREAEQKAREEREREKEKEKEREREREREREAERAAKASSSAHEGRLSDPQLSGPGHMRPSFEPPPTTIAAVPPYIGPDTPALRTLSEYARPHVMSPTNRNHPFYMPLNPTDPLLAYHMPGLYNVDPTIRERELREREIREREIRERELRERMKPGFEVKPPELDPLHPAANPMEHFARHSALTIPPTAGPHPFASFHPGLNPLERERLALAGPQLRPEMSYPDRLAAERIHAERMASLTSDPLARLQMFNVTPHHHQHSHIHSHLHLHQQDPLHQGSAGPVHPLVDPLTAGPHLARFPYPPGTLPNPLLGQPPHEHEMLRHPVFGTPYPRDLPGAIPPPMSAAHQLQAMHAQSAELQRLAMEQQWLHGHPHMHGGHLPSQEDYYSRLKKEGDKQL
- the RERE gene encoding arginine-glutamic acid dipeptide repeats protein isoform X1, which codes for MTADKDKDKDKEKDRDRDRDREREKRDKARESENSRPRRSCTLEGGAKNYAESDHSEDEDNDNNSATAEESTKKNKKKPPKKKSRYERTDTGEITSYITEDDVVYRPGDCVYIESRRPNTPYFICSIQDFKLVHNSQACCRSPTPALCDPPACSLPVASQPPQHLSEAGRGPVGSKRDHLLMNVKWYYRQSEVPDSVYQHLVQDRHNENDSGRELVITDPVIKNRELFISDYVDTYHAAALRGKCNISHFSDIFAAREFKARVDSFFYILGYNPETRRLNSTQGEIRVGPSHQAKLPDLQPFPSPDGDTVTQHEELVWMPGVNDCDLLMYLRAARSMAAFAGMCDGGSTEDGCVAASRDDTTLNALNTLHESGYDAGKALQRLVKKPVPKLIEKCWTEDEVKRFVKGLRQYGKNFFRIRKELLPNKETGELITFYYYWKKTPEAASSRAHRRHRRQAVFRRIKTRTASTPVNTPSRPPSSEFLDLSSASEDDFDSEDSEQELKGYACRHCFTTTSKDWHHGGRENILLCTDCRIHFKKYGELPPIEKPVDPPPFMFKPVKEEDDGLSGKHSMRTRRSRGSMSTLRSGRKKQPASPDGRTSPINEDIRSSGRNSPSAASTSSNDSKAETVKKSAKKVKEEASSPLKSNKRQREKVASDTEEADRTSSKKTKTQEISRPNSPSEGEGESSDSRSVNDEGSSDPKDIDQDNRSTSPSIPSPQDNESDSDSSAQQQMLQAQPPALQAPTGVTPAPSSAPPGTPQLPTPGPTPSATAVPPQGSPTASQAPNQPQAPTAPVPHTHIQQAPALHPQRPPSPHPPPHPSPHPPLQPLTGSAGQPSAPSHAQPPLHGQGPPGPHSLQAGPLLQHPGPPQPFGLPPQASQGQAPLGTSPAAAHPHTSLQLPASQSALQSQQPPREQPLPPAPLAMPHIKPPPTTPIPQLPAPQAHKHPPHLSGPSPFSMNANLPPPPALKPLSSLSTHHPPSAHPPPLQLMPQSQPLPSSPAQPPGLTQSQNLPPPPASHPATGLHQVAPQPPFAQHPFVPGGPPPITPPTCPSTSTPPAGPGTSAQPPCSGAVASGGSIAGGSSCPLPTVQIKEEALDDAEEPESPPPPPRSPSPEPTVVDTPSHASQSARFYKHLDRGYNSCARTDLYFMPLAGSKLAKKREEAIEKAKREAEQKAREEREREKEKEKEREREREREREAERAAKASSSAHEGRLSDPQLSGPGHMRPSFEPPPTTIAAVPPYIGPDTPALRTLSEYARPHVMSPTNRNHPFYMPLNPTDPLLAYHMPGLYNVDPTIRERELREREIREREIRERELRERMKPGFEVKPPELDPLHPAANPMEHFARHSALTIPPTAGPHPFASFHPGLNPLERERLALAGPQLRPEMSYPDRLAAERIHAERMASLTSDPLARLQMFNVTPHHHQHSHIHSHLHLHQQDPLHQGSAGPVHPLVDPLTAGPHLARFPYPPGTLPNPLLGQPPHEHEMLRHPVFGTPYPRDLPGAIPPPMSAAHQLQAMHAQSAELQRLAMEQQWLHGHPHMHGGHLPSQEDYYSRLKKEGDKQL
- the RERE gene encoding arginine-glutamic acid dipeptide repeats protein isoform X5 gives rise to the protein MFKPVKEEDDGLSGKHSMRTRRSRGSMSTLRSGRKKQPASPDGRTSPINEDIRSSGRNSPSAASTSSNDSKAETVKKSAKKVKEEASSPLKSNKRQREKVASDTEEADRTSSKKTKTQEISRPNSPSEGEGESSDSRSVNDEGSSDPKDIDQDNRSTSPSIPSPQDNESDSDSSAQQQMLQAQPPALQAPTGVTPAPSSAPPGTPQLPTPGPTPSATAVPPQGSPTASQAPNQPQAPTAPVPHTHIQQAPALHPQRPPSPHPPPHPSPHPPLQPLTGSAGQPSAPSHAQPPLHGQGPPGPHSLQAGPLLQHPGPPQPFGLPPQASQGQAPLGTSPAAAHPHTSLQLPASQSALQSQQPPREQPLPPAPLAMPHIKPPPTTPIPQLPAPQAHKHPPHLSGPSPFSMNANLPPPPALKPLSSLSTHHPPSAHPPPLQLMPQSQPLPSSPAQPPGLTQSQNLPPPPASHPATGLHQVAPQPPFAQHPFVPGGPPPITPPTCPSTSTPPAGPGTSAQPPCSGAVASGGSIAGGSSCPLPTVQIKEEALDDAEEPESPPPPPRSPSPEPTVVDTPSHASQSARFYKHLDRGYNSCARTDLYFMPLAGSKLAKKREEAIEKAKREAEQKAREEREREKEKEKEREREREREREAERAAKASSSAHEGRLSDPQLSGPGHMRPSFEPPPTTIAAVPPYIGPDTPALRTLSEYARPHVMSPTNRNHPFYMPLNPTDPLLAYHMPGLYNVDPTIRERELREREIREREIRERELRERMKPGFEVKPPELDPLHPAANPMEHFARHSALTIPPTAGPHPFASFHPGLNPLERERLALAGPQLRPEMSYPDRLAAERIHAERMASLTSDPLARLQMFNVTPHHHQHSHIHSHLHLHQQDPLHQGSAGPVHPLVDPLTAGPHLARFPYPPGTLPNPLLGQPPHEHEMLRHPVFGTPYPRDLPGAIPPPMSAAHQLQAMHAQSAELQRLAMEQQWLHGHPHMHGGHLPSQEDYYSRLKKEGDKQL
- the RERE gene encoding arginine-glutamic acid dipeptide repeats protein isoform X2 gives rise to the protein MTADKDKDKDKEKDRDRDRDREREKRDKARESENSRPRRSCTLEGGAKNYAESDHSEDEDNDNNSATAEESTKKNKKKPPKKKSRYERTDTGEITSYITEDDVVYRPGDCVYIESRRPNTPYFICSIQDFKLSKRDHLLMNVKWYYRQSEVPDSVYQHLVQDRHNENDSGRELVITDPVIKNRELFISDYVDTYHAAALRGKCNISHFSDIFAAREFKARVDSFFYILGYNPETRRLNSTQGEIRVGPSHQAKLPDLQPFPSPDGDTVTQHEELVWMPGVNDCDLLMYLRAARSMAAFAGMCDGGSTEDGCVAASRDDTTLNALNTLHESGYDAGKALQRLVKKPVPKLIEKCWTEDEVKRFVKGLRQYGKNFFRIRKELLPNKETGELITFYYYWKKTPEAASSRAHRRHRRQAVFRRIKTRTASTPVNTPSRPPSSEFLDLSSASEDDFDSEDSEQELKGYACRHCFTTTSKDWHHGGRENILLCTDCRIHFKKYGELPPIEKPVDPPPFMFKPVKEEDDGLSGKHSMRTRRSRGSMSTLRSGRKKQPASPDGRTSPINEDIRSSGRNSPSAASTSSNDSKAETVKKSAKKVKEEASSPLKSNKRQREKVASDTEEADRTSSKKTKTQEISRPNSPSEGEGESSDSRSVNDEGSSDPKDIDQDNRSTSPSIPSPQDNESDSDSSAQQQMLQAQPPALQAPTGVTPAPSSAPPGTPQLPTPGPTPSATAVPPQGSPTASQAPNQPQAPTAPVPHTHIQQAPALHPQRPPSPHPPPHPSPHPPLQPLTGSAGQPSAPSHAQPPLHGQGPPGPHSLQAGPLLQHPGPPQPFGLPPQASQGQAPLGTSPAAAHPHTSLQLPASQSALQSQQPPREQPLPPAPLAMPHIKPPPTTPIPQLPAPQAHKHPPHLSGPSPFSMNANLPPPPALKPLSSLSTHHPPSAHPPPLQLMPQSQPLPSSPAQPPGLTQSQNLPPPPASHPATGLHQVAPQPPFAQHPFVPGGPPPITPPTCPSTSTPPAGPGTSAQPPCSGAVASGGSIAGGSSCPLPTVQIKEEALDDAEEPESPPPPPRSPSPEPTVVDTPSHASQSARFYKHLDRGYNSCARTDLYFMPLAGSKLAKKREEAIEKAKREAEQKAREEREREKEKEKEREREREREREAERAAKASSSAHEGRLSDPQLSGPGHMRPSFEPPPTTIAAVPPYIGPDTPALRTLSEYARPHVMSPTNRNHPFYMPLNPTDPLLAYHMPGLYNVDPTIRERELREREIREREIRERELRERMKPGFEVKPPELDPLHPAANPMEHFARHSALTIPPTAGPHPFASFHPGLNPLERERLALAGPQLRPEMSYPDRLAAERIHAERMASLTSDPLARLQMFNVTPHHHQHSHIHSHLHLHQQDPLHQGSAGPVHPLVDPLTAGPHLARFPYPPGTLPNPLLGQPPHEHEMLRHPVFGTPYPRDLPGAIPPPMSAAHQLQAMHAQSAELQRLAMEQQWLHGHPHMHGGHLPSQEDYYSRLKKEGDKQL
- the RERE gene encoding arginine-glutamic acid dipeptide repeats protein isoform X3, with the protein product MMWSTDQETVCISRVGGQTHRISSVAFKTSNWRLNSTQGEIRVGPSHQAKLPDLQPFPSPDGDTVTQHEELVWMPGVNDCDLLMYLRAARSMAAFAGMCDGGSTEDGCVAASRDDTTLNALNTLHESGYDAGKALQRLVKKPVPKLIEKCWTEDEVKRFVKGLRQYGKNFFRIRKELLPNKETGELITFYYYWKKTPEAASSRAHRRHRRQAVFRRIKTRTASTPVNTPSRPPSSEFLDLSSASEDDFDSEDSEQELKGYACRHCFTTTSKDWHHGGRENILLCTDCRIHFKKYGELPPIEKPVDPPPFMFKPVKEEDDGLSGKHSMRTRRSRGSMSTLRSGRKKQPASPDGRTSPINEDIRSSGRNSPSAASTSSNDSKAETVKKSAKKVKEEASSPLKSNKRQREKVASDTEEADRTSSKKTKTQEISRPNSPSEGEGESSDSRSVNDEGSSDPKDIDQDNRSTSPSIPSPQDNESDSDSSAQQQMLQAQPPALQAPTGVTPAPSSAPPGTPQLPTPGPTPSATAVPPQGSPTASQAPNQPQAPTAPVPHTHIQQAPALHPQRPPSPHPPPHPSPHPPLQPLTGSAGQPSAPSHAQPPLHGQGPPGPHSLQAGPLLQHPGPPQPFGLPPQASQGQAPLGTSPAAAHPHTSLQLPASQSALQSQQPPREQPLPPAPLAMPHIKPPPTTPIPQLPAPQAHKHPPHLSGPSPFSMNANLPPPPALKPLSSLSTHHPPSAHPPPLQLMPQSQPLPSSPAQPPGLTQSQNLPPPPASHPATGLHQVAPQPPFAQHPFVPGGPPPITPPTCPSTSTPPAGPGTSAQPPCSGAVASGGSIAGGSSCPLPTVQIKEEALDDAEEPESPPPPPRSPSPEPTVVDTPSHASQSARFYKHLDRGYNSCARTDLYFMPLAGSKLAKKREEAIEKAKREAEQKAREEREREKEKEKEREREREREREAERAAKASSSAHEGRLSDPQLSGPGHMRPSFEPPPTTIAAVPPYIGPDTPALRTLSEYARPHVMSPTNRNHPFYMPLNPTDPLLAYHMPGLYNVDPTIRERELREREIREREIRERELRERMKPGFEVKPPELDPLHPAANPMEHFARHSALTIPPTAGPHPFASFHPGLNPLERERLALAGPQLRPEMSYPDRLAAERIHAERMASLTSDPLARLQMFNVTPHHHQHSHIHSHLHLHQQDPLHQGSAGPVHPLVDPLTAGPHLARFPYPPGTLPNPLLGQPPHEHEMLRHPVFGTPYPRDLPGAIPPPMSAAHQLQAMHAQSAELQRLAMEQQWLHGHPHMHGGHLPSQEDYYSRLKKEGDKQL